A window of Macrotis lagotis isolate mMagLag1 chromosome X, bilby.v1.9.chrom.fasta, whole genome shotgun sequence contains these coding sequences:
- the GCNT4 gene encoding beta-1,3-galactosyl-O-glycosyl-glycoprotein beta-1,6-N-acetylglucosaminyltransferase 4 isoform X2 — protein sequence MKGYMCSSKYSLRQKIFILFLTLWLFSLLKLLNVKRSYFSGKGIYLVEQSLSTSSYVRNRYTFVRGESRYKINCSHIYEQEPVEIGKTLEIRRKDIIDLDDEDVVEMTRDCKVYQAIRRYHLKPVSLEEKRFPIAYSLVVHKDAIMVERLIHAIYNSHNVYCIHYDQKSPNTFKQAMDNLARCFSNIFIASKLETVEYAHISRLQADFNCLSDLLRSHVPWKYVINLCGQDFPLKSNFELVTELKKLNGANMLESVKPSSSKKERFTYHHELKIVPYDYMLMPVRTNISKEAPPHNIEIFVGSAYFVLSRAFVNYTFNNPLAKDFFEWSKDTYSPDEHFWATMIRVPGIPGEISRSAQDVTDLQSKTRLVKWNYLEDHFYPPCTGSHLRSVCIYGAAELRWLMKYGHWFANKFDSKVDPVLIKCLAEKLEEQQREWVRLSSEKLFVLESPTSASL from the coding sequence ATGAAGGGATACATGTGTTCTTCTAAATACTCTCTGCGACAGAagattttcattctgtttttgacATTATGGTTGTTCTCTTTATTGAAACTTTTAAACGTGAAAAGATCCTACTTCTCTGGAAAAGGCATTTACTTAGTCGAACAATCTTTAAGCACTTCATCTTATGTAAGAAACAGGTATACTTTTGTTAGAGGTGAATCCAGGTATAAAATTAATTGCTCCCATATTTATGAGCAAGAACCTGTGGAGATTGGTAAGACATtggaaataagaaggaaagacaTCATTGATTTAGATGATGAAGATGTTGTAGAAATGACCAGAGACTGTAAAGTCTATCAGGCGATAAGAAGATACCATCTGAAGCCTGTTTCATTGGAAGAGAAAAGATTCCCAATAGCTTATTCTTTGGTAGTTCACAAAGATGCTATCATGGTTGAAAGGTTGATCCATGCAATATACAACAGTCACAATGTTTATTGTATTCATTATGATCAGAAATCACCTAACACTTTCAAACAAGCCATGGACAATTTAGCCAGGTGCTTTTCCAACATTTTCATCGCTTCAAAATTAGAAACAGTGGAATATGCTCACATTTCCAGGCTCCAAGCTGATTTTAATTGCTTATCTGACCTGCTGAGATCCCATGTTCCATGGAAATATGTTATCAACCTGTGTGGACAAGATTTTCCTTTAAAATCGAATTTTGAATTAGTAACTGAGTTGAAGAAACTAAATGGGGCAAATATGCTGGAGTCAGTGAAGCCCAGTagcagcaaaaaggaaagatTCACTTATCACCATGAACTCAAAATTGTGCCTTATGACTACATGCTAATGCCTGTAAGGACAAACATTTCCAAGGAAGCTCCACCCCATAATATTGAGATTTTTGTGGGTAGTGCTTATTTTGTTTTAAGCCGAGCCTTCGTTAACTATACTTTCAATAACCCCCTTGCTAAAGACTTTTTTGAGTGGTCCAAAGATACCTACTCCCCAGATGAACATTTCTGGGCCACCATGATCCGAGTACCAGGAATACCTGGGGAGATATCCAGATCAGCACAAGATGTCACAGACCTACAAAGTAAAACTCGACTGGTCAAATGGAATTACCTGGAAGACCATTTCTATCCTCCCTGTACTGGTTCTCATCTCCGTAGTGTATGTATTTATGGGGCAGCTGAATTAAGATGGCTTATGAAATATGGACACTggtttgccaataaatttgactccaAGGTAGACCCagttttaataaaatgtttggcTGAAAAACTTGAAGAGCAACAGAGAGAGTGGGTTCGTTTATCTTCAGAAAAATTATTTGTGCTTGAAAGTCCCACATCTGCATCCCTGTAG
- the GCNT4 gene encoding beta-1,3-galactosyl-O-glycosyl-glycoprotein beta-1,6-N-acetylglucosaminyltransferase 4 isoform X1 → MNQFFPRNAPQREPHPFFLERTVSHRRSEWGARLKDLSITSQMLNCRMKGYMCSSKYSLRQKIFILFLTLWLFSLLKLLNVKRSYFSGKGIYLVEQSLSTSSYVRNRYTFVRGESRYKINCSHIYEQEPVEIGKTLEIRRKDIIDLDDEDVVEMTRDCKVYQAIRRYHLKPVSLEEKRFPIAYSLVVHKDAIMVERLIHAIYNSHNVYCIHYDQKSPNTFKQAMDNLARCFSNIFIASKLETVEYAHISRLQADFNCLSDLLRSHVPWKYVINLCGQDFPLKSNFELVTELKKLNGANMLESVKPSSSKKERFTYHHELKIVPYDYMLMPVRTNISKEAPPHNIEIFVGSAYFVLSRAFVNYTFNNPLAKDFFEWSKDTYSPDEHFWATMIRVPGIPGEISRSAQDVTDLQSKTRLVKWNYLEDHFYPPCTGSHLRSVCIYGAAELRWLMKYGHWFANKFDSKVDPVLIKCLAEKLEEQQREWVRLSSEKLFVLESPTSASL, encoded by the coding sequence aATGAAGGGATACATGTGTTCTTCTAAATACTCTCTGCGACAGAagattttcattctgtttttgacATTATGGTTGTTCTCTTTATTGAAACTTTTAAACGTGAAAAGATCCTACTTCTCTGGAAAAGGCATTTACTTAGTCGAACAATCTTTAAGCACTTCATCTTATGTAAGAAACAGGTATACTTTTGTTAGAGGTGAATCCAGGTATAAAATTAATTGCTCCCATATTTATGAGCAAGAACCTGTGGAGATTGGTAAGACATtggaaataagaaggaaagacaTCATTGATTTAGATGATGAAGATGTTGTAGAAATGACCAGAGACTGTAAAGTCTATCAGGCGATAAGAAGATACCATCTGAAGCCTGTTTCATTGGAAGAGAAAAGATTCCCAATAGCTTATTCTTTGGTAGTTCACAAAGATGCTATCATGGTTGAAAGGTTGATCCATGCAATATACAACAGTCACAATGTTTATTGTATTCATTATGATCAGAAATCACCTAACACTTTCAAACAAGCCATGGACAATTTAGCCAGGTGCTTTTCCAACATTTTCATCGCTTCAAAATTAGAAACAGTGGAATATGCTCACATTTCCAGGCTCCAAGCTGATTTTAATTGCTTATCTGACCTGCTGAGATCCCATGTTCCATGGAAATATGTTATCAACCTGTGTGGACAAGATTTTCCTTTAAAATCGAATTTTGAATTAGTAACTGAGTTGAAGAAACTAAATGGGGCAAATATGCTGGAGTCAGTGAAGCCCAGTagcagcaaaaaggaaagatTCACTTATCACCATGAACTCAAAATTGTGCCTTATGACTACATGCTAATGCCTGTAAGGACAAACATTTCCAAGGAAGCTCCACCCCATAATATTGAGATTTTTGTGGGTAGTGCTTATTTTGTTTTAAGCCGAGCCTTCGTTAACTATACTTTCAATAACCCCCTTGCTAAAGACTTTTTTGAGTGGTCCAAAGATACCTACTCCCCAGATGAACATTTCTGGGCCACCATGATCCGAGTACCAGGAATACCTGGGGAGATATCCAGATCAGCACAAGATGTCACAGACCTACAAAGTAAAACTCGACTGGTCAAATGGAATTACCTGGAAGACCATTTCTATCCTCCCTGTACTGGTTCTCATCTCCGTAGTGTATGTATTTATGGGGCAGCTGAATTAAGATGGCTTATGAAATATGGACACTggtttgccaataaatttgactccaAGGTAGACCCagttttaataaaatgtttggcTGAAAAACTTGAAGAGCAACAGAGAGAGTGGGTTCGTTTATCTTCAGAAAAATTATTTGTGCTTGAAAGTCCCACATCTGCATCCCTGTAG